A region of Neovison vison isolate M4711 chromosome 7, ASM_NN_V1, whole genome shotgun sequence DNA encodes the following proteins:
- the CWC15 gene encoding spliceosome-associated protein CWC15 homolog: protein MTTAARPTFEPARGGRGKGEGDLSQLSKQYSSRDLPSHTKIKYRQTTQDAPEEVRNRDFRRELEERERAAAREKNRDRPTREHTTSSSVSKKPRLDQIPAANLDADDPLTDEEDEDEDFEEESDDDDTAALLAELEKIKKERAEEQARKEQEQKAEEERIRMENILSGNPLLNLTGPSQPQANFKVKRRWDDDVVFKNCAKGVDDQKKDKRFVNDTLRSEFHKKFMEKYIK from the exons ATGACAACAGCAGCTAGGCCGACGTTTGAACCTGCGAGaggtgggagaggaaaaggagaaggtgaTTTGAGCCAACTCTCAAAGCAATATTCGAGTAGAGACCTACCTTCTCatacaaagataaaatatag ACAAACTACTCAGGATGCCCCTGAAGAGGTTCGCAACCGTGACTTCAGGAGAGAGCTcgaagagagagagcgagctgctgcaagagaaaaaaatagagatcGTCCAACACGAG AACATACAACCTCCTCTTCAGTATCAAAGAAACCTCGATTAGACCAGATTCCTGCTGCCAACCTTGATGCAGATGACCCTCTAACGGAT GAGGAAGACGAAGATGAAGATTTTGAGGAGGagagtgatgatgatgatactgCAGCTCTTCTTGcagaactagaaaaaattaaaaaagaaagagctgaaGAGCAGGCCAGGAAG GAACAAGAACAGAAAGCTGAAGAAGAAAGAATACGTATGGAAAACATTTTGAGTGGAAACCCTCTCCTTAATCTCACTGGCCCATCCCAGCCTCAGGCCAACTTCAAAGTTAAAAGAAG gTGGGATGATGATGTTGTTTTCAAGAACTGTGCAAAAGGTGTAGATGAtcagaagaaagacaaaagatttGTAAATGATACGCTGCGATCTGAATTTCACAAAAAGTTCATGGagaaatatattaaatag